From the genome of Chitinivibrio alkaliphilus ACht1, one region includes:
- a CDS encoding PAC2 family protein produces the protein MRIYQDVQFKTNPTMIASWPGMGNVGIISTDYLRSKINADVLGEIDMTPYFIPESIIVEDGVAQLPEIPRSILYYHQDPDLIIFESNAQISGKEGLTIVRKLIHLALEYDVQRLFTTAAFAKDVSHTVPPQIYGAYNSKDLLTEFKDSEIEPMPNGYIAGLNGLILGVAAKYNIESACFLGTIPSFATNLSYPKASLEIIKLLETLLGIHTEKQELEQSIRLVDSQFSEIEERIRQYYPNAMKDNEEEEEWHDLVEDSEVDHEREVPRFIMDKIEKLFEEVKQDREKAPQLKKELDRWNLYELYEHRFLNLFKDSNRDTEL, from the coding sequence ATGCGAATTTATCAAGACGTTCAGTTTAAGACAAATCCGACAATGATTGCATCCTGGCCGGGAATGGGAAATGTGGGAATTATTTCCACAGACTATCTACGCAGTAAGATCAATGCGGATGTTCTCGGTGAAATTGATATGACGCCATATTTTATTCCCGAGTCAATTATTGTTGAAGACGGGGTGGCACAACTCCCGGAGATCCCCCGATCGATACTCTATTACCACCAGGATCCAGACCTCATCATCTTTGAGAGTAATGCACAAATCTCTGGAAAAGAGGGACTCACCATTGTGCGTAAACTCATTCACCTTGCCTTAGAATACGATGTACAACGGCTTTTTACTACCGCCGCCTTCGCCAAGGATGTCTCTCACACGGTCCCTCCCCAAATCTACGGTGCCTACAATAGCAAAGACCTGCTCACGGAGTTTAAAGACTCAGAGATAGAGCCCATGCCCAACGGTTATATTGCCGGTCTCAACGGCCTCATACTGGGGGTTGCAGCAAAATACAATATTGAATCCGCCTGTTTTTTGGGAACCATCCCCTCCTTTGCGACAAACCTTTCCTACCCTAAGGCATCACTGGAAATTATCAAACTTCTGGAAACCCTCCTCGGGATTCACACGGAAAAACAGGAGCTCGAACAGAGCATTCGTCTGGTAGATTCACAATTTTCAGAAATAGAGGAGCGCATTCGCCAATACTATCCCAATGCTATGAAAGATAATGAAGAAGAAGAGGAATGGCATGACCTTGTTGAAGACAGCGAGGTTGACCATGAACGAGAAGTCCCCCGATTTATCATGGATAAAATTGAAAAGCTCTTTGAAGAAGTAAAGCAAGATCGTGAGAAGGCCCCACAGCTAAAAAAAGAGCTTGACCGCTGGAACCTTTACGAACTCTACGAACATCGCTTTCTCAACCTTTTTAAAGATTCAAACAGGGACACGGAACTATGA
- a CDS encoding aminotransferase class IV → MSLLIESIRLEEGEVYLIDYHQGRLDDSRMAMGWTGHLSIEEELSRMDLPRTGIHKIRLLYGSAFVESTCTPYTHRPIRSLRVVRADSLTYPYKYADRTGIEQVFAQRRDCDDVICIRHGVVTDSSYCTLCFGDGTTWYTPDTPLLPGVMRQFLLDQGILKPRRITVEEIPSFQAIGCINAMRPLERTEVIPCSAVAGLDKLL, encoded by the coding sequence ATGTCCCTCTTGATTGAATCCATACGCCTTGAAGAAGGAGAGGTCTATCTTATCGACTACCATCAGGGGCGACTTGATGACAGCCGTATGGCCATGGGGTGGACAGGGCATCTTTCCATAGAAGAAGAACTATCCCGCATGGATCTTCCCCGTACGGGAATCCATAAAATACGTCTTCTCTACGGTTCTGCCTTTGTGGAGTCTACCTGTACTCCCTATACTCATCGTCCCATTCGTTCCCTTCGTGTAGTTCGTGCAGATTCTCTTACCTACCCCTATAAATATGCTGATCGGACGGGTATAGAACAGGTTTTTGCACAGCGCCGCGACTGTGATGATGTGATCTGTATTCGTCATGGTGTAGTGACAGATAGCTCCTATTGCACCCTCTGTTTTGGGGATGGTACAACCTGGTATACACCTGATACACCTCTTTTACCGGGTGTTATGCGGCAGTTTCTTTTGGATCAGGGGATACTGAAACCGCGACGGATTACCGTGGAAGAAATACCCTCTTTTCAAGCCATAGGGTGTATCAACGCCATGCGTCCCCTCGAACGGACAGAAGTTATTCCCTGTTCTGCCGTTGCCGGGTTAGACAAACTGCTGTAA
- a CDS encoding SagB/ThcOx family dehydrogenase gives MLKQTTIFILFFVFFIQATYPTQALPTRDSTAESALEQTIRKRRSHRTFTNTALSEEEISRILFAGQGITEDTHGFRTAPSAGATYPLSLYVFTEEGVFLYVPTEHHLKKISSEDSREMLSQAALGQDFIAEAGATFLFSAIPQRTTNRYGSRGMQYIYMECGHAAQNMLLQATDLGLSGVPVGAFTEEALRPLLYHPDEEVPLYIISIGRER, from the coding sequence ATGCTGAAACAAACGACAATTTTTATTCTTTTTTTTGTATTCTTCATACAGGCAACGTACCCTACACAAGCCTTACCAACCAGAGACTCTACAGCTGAAAGCGCTCTCGAACAAACCATACGGAAACGAAGATCTCATCGTACCTTTACAAACACCGCGCTCTCCGAAGAAGAAATATCCCGGATACTCTTTGCTGGACAAGGCATAACAGAGGACACCCATGGGTTTCGCACAGCCCCTTCGGCTGGGGCAACCTACCCGCTCTCTCTCTATGTATTTACCGAAGAAGGGGTGTTTCTCTATGTTCCCACGGAGCACCACCTCAAAAAAATCTCCTCAGAAGATTCACGAGAAATGCTTTCTCAGGCAGCCTTGGGGCAAGATTTCATTGCCGAAGCGGGGGCAACCTTTCTATTCTCTGCAATACCCCAACGCACCACCAATCGCTACGGAAGTCGCGGTATGCAGTACATCTATATGGAGTGTGGTCACGCAGCACAGAATATGCTTCTGCAAGCAACAGATCTTGGCCTGTCCGGAGTACCCGTGGGTGCTTTCACAGAAGAGGCTCTTCGACCACTCCTGTATCACCCCGATGAGGAAGTCCCTCTCTATATTATCTCTATCGGTAGAGAGCGTTAA
- a CDS encoding aminodeoxychorismate synthase component I, with product MKEQLNRWGAEQRPFLLLLPFDGTAYRLHRLDQLPGEIQFRFPHALHERNRKKARELPDLSPVFMSREAYSHGFYHVQKHLIRGNTYLANYTCETPLNTRASLEDIYENGVAKYAVLLSGECTFFSPETFIRIKEGVLSTYPMKGTIDASVPNARMRILADKKEAAEHATIVDLLRNDLSMVARHVRVTRFRYVEQLNTSHKSLLQVSSHIEGVLPPDWRTRLGDILLPLVPAGSISGAPKQETLRIIREAEGYSRGFYTGITLLFDGTTVDSCVNIRFIQKGPDGLLRYRSGGGITAQSRLEQEYAEMRDKVYVPLD from the coding sequence TTGAAAGAACAGCTCAATAGGTGGGGGGCAGAGCAAAGACCCTTCCTGTTGCTTCTGCCCTTTGACGGTACCGCCTATCGACTGCATCGTCTTGATCAGCTTCCCGGGGAGATTCAGTTTCGTTTTCCCCACGCTCTGCATGAGCGAAACAGAAAAAAAGCCAGGGAACTTCCTGATCTATCTCCGGTGTTTATGAGTCGTGAAGCCTATAGCCACGGTTTTTATCATGTGCAAAAACATCTCATACGGGGTAATACCTATCTTGCTAATTATACCTGCGAAACCCCTCTGAACACAAGGGCATCCCTTGAAGATATTTATGAGAACGGAGTTGCAAAGTATGCGGTACTTCTTTCAGGGGAGTGCACCTTTTTTTCTCCGGAAACCTTTATCCGTATCAAAGAAGGAGTTCTTTCGACCTATCCCATGAAAGGTACAATTGATGCATCCGTGCCCAATGCACGTATGCGTATTCTCGCCGACAAAAAAGAGGCTGCAGAGCATGCTACCATTGTAGACTTGCTACGCAATGATCTCAGCATGGTTGCTCGGCACGTGCGGGTTACTCGTTTTCGCTATGTAGAGCAGTTGAACACCTCCCATAAAAGCCTCCTGCAAGTAAGTTCTCATATTGAGGGAGTACTTCCCCCTGATTGGAGAACCCGCTTGGGGGATATTCTCCTGCCCCTTGTGCCGGCAGGATCTATTAGCGGTGCTCCTAAACAAGAGACACTTCGTATTATTCGTGAGGCTGAAGGGTATTCCCGGGGCTTCTATACAGGTATTACCCTGCTCTTTGATGGCACAACCGTTGATAGTTGTGTAAATATCCGCTTTATCCAGAAGGGGCCCGACGGGCTGTTGCGCTATCGCAGTGGGGGAGGAATTACGGCACAAAGCAGGCTTGAACAGGAATATGCAGAAATGCGGGATAAGGTGTATGTCCCTCTTGATTGA
- a CDS encoding dynamin family protein: MVNYASLPMDELITQAELLLSYYDGPTSLASEKGDLENLKNRLFRGEMHIALIGQFNRGKSTFLNTLMGEDLLPVSVLPLTSLSTEIRYGTTPGFRIRFTQGREIYHREYTGSISDALVPYVAEQENPKNHKNVTSVEVFYPHPLLHHGTVFIDTPGFGSTHIHNTRATISLLKECDAALFMLSADLPVTQMELNFLKTIQPHVTQLFFIYNKIDLLTEPERRETTAFILHTLQEKLTLAAPHLFQISTKDTPEYLHKRDALTAKIQEFIQREKYFSLAQALTNKLHDLCMAAAQKVSADIRAHAATCEEAAHKQEEVRRRIQQKKQEREETRAFLYREEKRVRHELHHMAELRSDQLITRVAELLYAHVHLEKTPLSRAMPQLFSVLALVAQETTHHLQGLLTREQLLVSTKTHHACTSSSFELPLISPQAALEKLPHTFEPVRLPLWNRQEARKKIILRRAKEVSLMLRKELIEQTETGLATLFSHFHSHLMSSDTDEDSCHISSIPPIPPQWHAVVDHLHALAERRNCATQHPYS; encoded by the coding sequence ATGGTGAACTACGCATCCTTACCAATGGATGAACTCATTACCCAGGCGGAACTCCTCCTGAGCTATTACGATGGGCCCACCTCTTTGGCCAGTGAGAAGGGAGATCTGGAAAATCTCAAAAACCGTCTCTTCCGCGGGGAGATGCACATTGCCCTTATCGGCCAGTTTAACCGCGGTAAATCAACCTTCCTCAATACCCTCATGGGAGAAGACCTTCTCCCGGTTTCTGTACTCCCCCTAACATCCCTTTCTACAGAAATCAGATATGGGACCACTCCGGGGTTTCGTATCCGCTTTACCCAAGGCAGAGAGATCTATCACCGAGAGTATACCGGCTCTATAAGTGATGCCCTTGTACCGTATGTGGCAGAGCAGGAGAATCCTAAAAACCACAAAAACGTCACCTCTGTGGAAGTTTTCTACCCCCATCCCCTCCTCCACCACGGCACTGTTTTTATTGATACACCGGGCTTTGGATCAACCCATATCCACAACACCCGTGCCACTATCTCACTACTCAAGGAGTGTGATGCTGCACTTTTCATGCTCAGTGCCGATCTTCCCGTAACCCAAATGGAGCTTAATTTTTTAAAAACCATTCAGCCCCATGTGACACAGCTCTTTTTTATCTATAATAAAATTGACCTTCTTACAGAACCGGAACGACGTGAGACCACAGCCTTTATTCTGCACACCCTACAAGAAAAACTCACCCTTGCTGCTCCGCATCTCTTTCAGATCTCCACCAAGGACACCCCGGAGTATCTCCATAAACGGGATGCTCTCACAGCCAAAATACAAGAGTTTATCCAACGGGAAAAGTACTTCTCCCTCGCCCAAGCACTTACCAATAAGCTGCATGATCTCTGTATGGCAGCAGCCCAAAAAGTATCCGCAGATATCCGGGCCCATGCCGCCACTTGTGAAGAGGCAGCACACAAACAGGAAGAAGTTCGCCGCCGCATACAACAAAAAAAGCAAGAGCGAGAGGAAACACGGGCATTTCTCTATCGCGAGGAAAAACGGGTGCGCCACGAACTGCACCACATGGCAGAGCTGCGCTCAGATCAGCTTATTACCCGCGTTGCAGAACTATTATACGCCCATGTACATCTTGAAAAAACGCCGCTGAGCCGTGCCATGCCACAGCTGTTTTCTGTGCTTGCCCTTGTGGCGCAAGAAACCACACACCATCTTCAGGGGCTGCTCACCCGGGAACAGCTCCTAGTGAGCACCAAAACCCACCATGCTTGCACCAGCTCCTCCTTCGAGCTTCCCCTGATTTCACCACAAGCAGCCCTGGAAAAACTACCCCATACTTTTGAACCAGTCCGCCTTCCCCTGTGGAACCGCCAGGAAGCCCGGAAAAAAATCATACTCCGTCGTGCCAAGGAAGTATCCCTCATGCTCCGGAAGGAACTGATAGAACAAACAGAAACAGGTCTTGCCACCCTCTTCTCACATTTTCACTCCCACCTCATGAGTAGTGATACAGATGAAGACAGTTGTCATATTTCATCGATCCCCCCTATACCACCTCAGTGGCACGCCGTAGTAGATCATCTTCACGCCCTGGCAGAACGGAGAAACTGTGCAACACAACATCCTTATTCATGA
- a CDS encoding fructosamine kinase family protein encodes MKCPKTVMGHAVTRYEALSGGDIGQAFRLFIDTGESFFCKQYHHDMIAEKEAAGLQELARCTALRIPRVIHAKGKTLILEYIQPQRPNKQFYARFGSAVAQLHRFSSQTFGFTHDNYIGATPQINTPEESWAFFFCEHRLAPQVKWAVSRGAGEALQRCFSAARSSIETLLSQVTEPPALLHGDLWGGNHCADEQGSPVLFDPAVYYGHREADLAMTSLFGQFPRAFYRAYEEHFPRDKNEAARRPIYQLYHILNHYNLFGGSYRTQALRVLQQFV; translated from the coding sequence GTGAAATGTCCTAAGACCGTTATGGGACATGCTGTAACCAGATATGAAGCTCTCTCCGGGGGAGACATTGGACAAGCATTTCGTCTTTTTATTGATACGGGAGAATCTTTTTTTTGCAAACAGTATCACCATGATATGATTGCCGAAAAAGAAGCGGCAGGATTACAGGAGCTTGCTCGTTGTACCGCCCTACGCATTCCGCGGGTTATTCACGCCAAAGGGAAAACCCTTATCCTTGAATACATTCAGCCCCAAAGACCGAACAAACAGTTTTATGCCCGCTTTGGCTCTGCCGTGGCACAATTACATCGTTTCAGCAGCCAAACCTTCGGCTTTACCCATGATAACTATATCGGTGCCACACCTCAAATAAATACACCGGAAGAGTCATGGGCGTTCTTTTTCTGCGAGCATCGCTTGGCGCCACAAGTGAAGTGGGCAGTAAGTCGAGGTGCAGGGGAAGCACTACAGCGCTGTTTTTCCGCTGCACGCTCATCAATTGAAACGCTCCTTTCTCAGGTTACAGAACCGCCGGCACTGCTTCATGGTGATCTCTGGGGAGGAAATCACTGCGCTGACGAGCAGGGATCCCCCGTTCTGTTTGATCCCGCAGTCTACTACGGCCATCGCGAGGCAGATCTTGCCATGACATCCCTTTTTGGACAGTTTCCCCGCGCCTTTTATCGCGCCTACGAGGAACACTTTCCCCGCGACAAAAATGAAGCGGCACGCCGCCCCATCTACCAGCTGTATCACATCCTCAACCATTACAATCTTTTTGGCGGTTCCTACCGCACCCAAGCCCTGCGCGTGTTACAGCAGTTTGTCTAA
- a CDS encoding porin family protein produces the protein MRRILLSAFVALFVCGFSVSAMDLTLQPKAGLAFTNAWGDDADADMIVNFAGGVALEMGLSEKFSLQPELLWSVKGAEDGDALRLHYLEIPLLAKVDLGMPFLYAGPSMGFLLTATYDGETEVGGEDVKDWFETFDLGIAMGGGVTINDAFEIDARFNLGLLNVDDGRDFDSRNMAIGLFLGYNIPLN, from the coding sequence ATGCGCAGAATTCTACTATCAGCCTTTGTGGCACTGTTCGTATGTGGTTTTTCTGTATCAGCCATGGATCTTACCCTTCAGCCAAAGGCCGGTCTTGCCTTTACAAATGCTTGGGGTGATGATGCCGATGCTGACATGATTGTAAACTTTGCCGGTGGTGTTGCCCTTGAAATGGGCCTTTCAGAGAAATTCAGCCTGCAGCCGGAACTGCTTTGGTCTGTCAAGGGTGCAGAAGATGGTGACGCTCTTCGTCTTCACTACCTTGAAATCCCTCTCTTAGCAAAGGTTGACCTTGGCATGCCCTTTCTTTATGCCGGTCCCTCCATGGGGTTTCTCCTTACTGCAACCTACGATGGAGAAACAGAGGTAGGGGGTGAAGATGTAAAAGATTGGTTCGAAACCTTCGACCTTGGTATTGCCATGGGTGGCGGAGTAACAATTAACGATGCCTTCGAAATTGATGCACGCTTTAACCTTGGTCTTCTTAACGTTGATGATGGCCGAGATTTTGATTCCCGCAATATGGCCATTGGCCTGTTCCTTGGATACAATATCCCCTTAAACTAA
- a CDS encoding low molecular weight protein-tyrosine-phosphatase, giving the protein MIRVLFVCLGNICRSPSAEAVFRHFVEKNHLEDCIEIDSAGTSAYHVNEPADRRMQSHAEKRGYTLTSRARQFTPADFSRFDYLIAQDRQNYADMAEQASKADRKKLFKMTDFAQSTSAQDVPDPYYGGPAGFERVLDILEDSCEGLLAHITAKENLREMS; this is encoded by the coding sequence ATGATACGCGTACTCTTTGTCTGCCTCGGAAACATTTGTCGATCACCCTCTGCGGAAGCAGTCTTTCGCCATTTTGTTGAAAAAAATCACCTGGAAGACTGTATTGAGATTGATTCCGCCGGAACATCTGCTTACCACGTCAATGAACCGGCTGATCGGCGCATGCAGAGCCATGCAGAAAAACGGGGCTACACCCTCACAAGTCGGGCACGTCAGTTTACCCCTGCTGATTTTTCTCGGTTTGACTACCTTATCGCCCAAGATAGACAGAATTATGCTGATATGGCAGAGCAGGCATCGAAGGCTGATAGAAAAAAGCTCTTCAAGATGACCGATTTTGCTCAATCAACCTCAGCACAGGACGTACCCGACCCATACTATGGCGGTCCTGCGGGGTTTGAACGTGTCCTTGATATCCTTGAAGACAGCTGTGAGGGCCTTCTTGCTCATATTACTGCGAAGGAGAATCTTCGTGAAATGTCCTAA
- the radC gene encoding RadC family protein: MDTGGHRKRLLERYINHGAEALYEYELVELLLTYLIPRRDTKPLAKRLWNTYGSFSRFFAAPSEELTEEAGITRRGAALISLIRDFGRLCLSEEMAGRHYIRNKNDVHNYLRFTYAHLREEFAVILFLDNQNRVIHPRIISRGTVDHCTVYPSKIFQSAFEVRAAALLLAHNHPGGSPHPSTADIDLTRRIKEAGRLLQVELLDHIIITDSTVISLRASPEWPADS, encoded by the coding sequence ATGGACACGGGGGGACACCGAAAACGACTTCTTGAGCGCTATATTAATCATGGCGCAGAAGCACTGTATGAGTATGAACTTGTAGAGTTGCTTCTTACCTATCTCATACCCCGACGAGATACAAAGCCCCTGGCCAAGCGTCTGTGGAATACCTATGGGAGTTTTAGCCGTTTCTTTGCGGCGCCTTCAGAGGAGTTGACCGAAGAAGCAGGAATTACTCGTCGCGGGGCGGCTCTTATTTCGCTTATACGAGATTTTGGACGGCTCTGTCTCTCAGAAGAGATGGCCGGGCGTCACTATATTAGAAATAAGAATGATGTTCATAACTACCTTCGTTTTACCTATGCCCACCTGCGTGAAGAATTTGCGGTGATTCTCTTTTTAGATAATCAAAATCGAGTAATTCACCCACGAATTATTTCGCGGGGAACCGTAGATCACTGTACGGTGTACCCCAGTAAAATTTTTCAATCTGCCTTTGAAGTGCGTGCAGCGGCCCTGCTTCTTGCACATAATCATCCCGGTGGGTCTCCTCATCCCTCCACTGCTGATATTGATCTTACCCGCCGCATCAAGGAGGCGGGGCGACTTCTACAGGTGGAGCTTCTGGATCATATTATTATCACCGATAGCACCGTGATTAGTCTGCGAGCTTCCCCTGAGTGGCCGGCCGACTCATAG
- a CDS encoding DUF6132 family protein: MRQIVGIAVGAVVGFLLYRFIGCSTGSCPITANPVTSSLYGALLGFLVTL; encoded by the coding sequence ATGCGACAAATTGTTGGTATTGCAGTGGGTGCTGTGGTTGGGTTTTTGCTGTATCGATTTATCGGTTGTAGCACCGGAAGCTGCCCCATAACGGCAAATCCTGTAACAAGTAGTCTCTATGGAGCGCTCTTAGGGTTTTTGGTAACCCTGTAA
- the dusB gene encoding tRNA dihydrouridine synthase DusB: MIDFTDKLFLAPMAGVSDPVYRQICREMGADIVLTEMVSATGLHYGSEKTADLARVSPADRPCGVQLFGADPDEMGRAVAEIQERFSPDFIDLNAGCPVKKVVSKNGGAALLQQEKLFSSIIRAMVRESSVPVTVKIRSGWTKDALVDCLFGTVAEDAGAALVTLHPRTRSMGYSGRADWSRIARLKETVSIPVVGNGDITTPEEARQMYEETGCDSLMLARGTYGAPWIFSQIRSFLEKGTYTPVSIGQRLDMAKYHYTLYEEQYGPRRTLKDMRKHLAWYIKGIPGATRGRDAIFRALTRSEIFASIDSLYP; encoded by the coding sequence ATGATTGATTTTACAGATAAATTATTTCTTGCACCCATGGCTGGGGTTTCCGACCCTGTCTACCGGCAGATCTGCCGTGAAATGGGTGCTGATATTGTCCTGACGGAAATGGTGAGTGCCACGGGACTGCATTATGGTTCTGAAAAGACAGCAGATTTGGCTCGCGTTTCTCCTGCTGATCGGCCTTGTGGCGTGCAGCTCTTCGGAGCAGACCCAGATGAGATGGGCCGTGCCGTAGCAGAGATACAGGAGCGTTTTTCCCCCGATTTTATCGATTTAAACGCGGGATGCCCCGTTAAAAAAGTTGTTTCGAAAAATGGTGGAGCAGCTCTATTGCAACAGGAAAAACTCTTTTCCTCCATTATACGTGCCATGGTGCGCGAAAGCTCTGTTCCCGTGACCGTGAAGATTCGCTCAGGATGGACCAAGGATGCCTTGGTAGATTGTCTCTTTGGAACAGTGGCCGAAGATGCGGGGGCCGCCTTAGTTACCCTCCACCCGCGAACCCGTTCCATGGGATACAGTGGACGGGCTGATTGGTCTCGCATTGCCCGGTTGAAAGAGACCGTGTCTATTCCCGTTGTTGGAAATGGAGATATCACCACCCCCGAGGAGGCACGGCAGATGTATGAAGAGACTGGCTGTGATTCTCTCATGCTTGCTCGGGGAACCTACGGGGCACCGTGGATCTTCTCGCAGATTCGCTCTTTTTTGGAAAAGGGTACGTATACTCCTGTTTCCATTGGACAGCGTTTGGACATGGCAAAATATCACTACACATTATATGAAGAACAATATGGCCCGCGAAGAACCTTGAAGGATATGCGCAAGCATCTTGCTTGGTATATCAAAGGAATTCCCGGGGCAACACGGGGACGTGATGCCATTTTCCGCGCCCTCACACGGTCAGAGATATTTGCGAGCATAGATTCTCTTTATCCCTAG
- the hpt gene encoding hypoxanthine phosphoribosyltransferase has protein sequence MQHNILIHEKEITVRVQEVAAQISQDYPHGYIAVGLLKGGFIFMADLLRNVSVPVQVDFLTTSSYGNATESQGRVKIVKDIDIDIANQDILLVEDIVDTGCTLHHVVELLQLRSPRSIRIASFLNKPSRRIAPVTPDYFCFEIPDTFVFGYGLDYQQHHRNLPYLACRTEE, from the coding sequence GTGCAACACAACATCCTTATTCATGAAAAGGAAATAACGGTAAGAGTACAGGAAGTGGCAGCGCAGATCTCACAGGACTACCCCCACGGGTATATTGCCGTGGGACTTCTCAAGGGAGGTTTTATATTTATGGCAGACCTCCTACGGAATGTAAGTGTCCCCGTGCAGGTAGACTTTCTTACCACCTCTTCATACGGCAATGCTACTGAGAGTCAGGGTCGGGTAAAAATTGTAAAAGATATTGATATCGATATTGCCAATCAAGATATCCTCTTGGTGGAAGATATTGTTGATACGGGTTGTACCCTTCACCATGTAGTAGAACTCTTGCAGCTGCGTTCTCCCCGCTCCATACGCATCGCCTCGTTTCTCAACAAACCCTCACGGCGTATTGCCCCTGTTACACCGGACTACTTCTGTTTTGAAATTCCCGATACCTTCGTATTCGGCTATGGCCTGGATTATCAACAACACCACCGAAATCTTCCCTATCTTGCCTGCCGCACCGAAGAGTAA